The DNA segment CATTCTAAGTGTGACTGGGAACCTGATCATTATCACCCTCACCCTTTCTGATGCCCATCTGCAGACTCCAATGTATTTCTTCCTTCGAAACTTCTCATTCCTAGAAATATCGTTCACATCTGTCTGCATTCCCAGATTCCTTGTCACTATCACAACAGGAGACAGAACCATTTCCTTTAGCGGTTGTGTGGCTCAGCTGTTTTTCTTCGTTTTATTGGGGGTGACAGAATTTTACCTTCTAgctgccatgtcctatgaccgttatgtggccatctgcaaacctcTGCATTACAGGACCATCATGAGCAGCAGAGTCTGTCTTCTTCTTGTCTTTAGTTCATGGCTTGCAGGATTCCTGATCATCTTTCCTCCAATAGTCCTGCTGCTGCAGTTGGATTTTTGTGCCTCCAATGTAATCGATCACTTTATCTGTGACTCTTCTCCAATTCTGCAGCTTTCTTGCACAAACACTCGCTTTCTAGAACTCATGGCATTTTTCTTAGCTGTGGTGACACTTATGGTCACATTAACACTAATAATTCTCTCTTACACATGTATTGTCTGGACAGTTCTGAGAATTCCTTCCTCGAGTCAAAGGAAAAAAGCCTTTTCCACTTGTTCCTCCCACATGATAGTC comes from the Manis pentadactyla isolate mManPen7 chromosome 10, mManPen7.hap1, whole genome shotgun sequence genome and includes:
- the LOC130679046 gene encoding olfactory receptor 6C75 — its product is MRNYTTVTDFILLGLTNDPQWQVVLFIFLLVTYILSVTGNLIIITLTLSDAHLQTPMYFFLRNFSFLEISFTSVCIPRFLVTITTGDRTISFSGCVAQLFFFVLLGVTEFYLLAAMSYDRYVAICKPLHYRTIMSSRVCLLLVFSSWLAGFLIIFPPIVLLLQLDFCASNVIDHFICDSSPILQLSCTNTRFLELMAFFLAVVTLMVTLTLIILSYTCIVWTVLRIPSSSQRKKAFSTCSSHMIVVSLSYGSCIFMYIKPSARERVTLSKGVAVLNTSVAPLLNPFIYTLRNQQVKLAFKNMVQRMNFSSNK